The following are from one region of the Thermoanaerobaculia bacterium genome:
- a CDS encoding aldolase/citrate lyase family protein — MGVIIAGRYEKDDCEVRMNPLESGVESCLNLESSVDNLYGEHLRSQTWAAIQSLQLKGIEVTVRDRGAMDWVLQARIEAAARRLFPDLSHSILPERDGDPPESRKERLRRSRLYLPGNNPTLMLNAFLFAPDGIILDLEDSVHPSEKDAARILVRNALRAMDFAGAERMVRINPLPGGLDEILTLLPHGIDMILIPKAEAAEDIGQAGAFIDALNPGRPVFLMPIIETARGLMHAYDIARSHPRVAALAFGAEDYTRDIGAERTREGRETFTARCHLVAAARAAGIQPIDTVFSDVEDEEGLFLSVTEARSLGFDGKGCIHPRQIETIHRALRPAEEEIRYAIKVKRAMEDAEARGLGVISIGSKMVDPPVVARALKVLSLAKVYGIDVTSMDEEGR; from the coding sequence ATGGGGGTTATTATCGCAGGTCGTTACGAAAAGGACGACTGTGAAGTTCGGATGAATCCATTGGAATCCGGGGTCGAGAGTTGTCTCAATCTCGAAAGTTCCGTCGACAATCTCTATGGTGAACATCTTCGTTCCCAGACATGGGCTGCGATCCAGAGCTTACAGCTGAAGGGAATCGAAGTCACCGTACGGGACCGGGGGGCCATGGACTGGGTACTTCAGGCCAGAATCGAGGCCGCTGCCCGCCGGCTGTTTCCGGACCTCAGCCATTCCATACTCCCGGAGAGGGATGGAGATCCTCCCGAATCCAGGAAAGAAAGGCTCCGTCGTTCCCGGCTTTATCTGCCCGGGAACAACCCGACTCTCATGCTTAATGCTTTTCTCTTTGCTCCGGACGGGATCATCCTCGACCTGGAGGATTCAGTCCACCCATCGGAAAAGGACGCCGCCCGGATTCTGGTCCGGAATGCCCTTCGTGCCATGGATTTTGCGGGAGCGGAGAGAATGGTCAGGATCAACCCTCTTCCTGGAGGCCTGGATGAGATCCTGACCCTCCTTCCCCACGGAATCGACATGATTCTGATACCCAAAGCTGAAGCCGCGGAGGATATAGGACAGGCCGGAGCCTTTATCGACGCTCTGAATCCTGGAAGACCCGTATTTCTCATGCCCATCATTGAAACAGCCCGTGGATTAATGCATGCGTACGACATTGCCCGAAGTCACCCGCGTGTCGCAGCCCTGGCCTTTGGGGCAGAAGACTATACAAGAGACATCGGGGCGGAACGGACACGGGAAGGAAGAGAAACCTTTACCGCTCGCTGCCATCTGGTCGCTGCAGCGAGGGCTGCCGGGATTCAGCCGATTGATACCGTATTTTCCGACGTTGAGGATGAAGAAGGTCTGTTTCTCTCGGTAACCGAAGCCCGCTCTCTTGGATTCGATGGAAAGGGATGCATCCACCCGAGGCAGATTGAGACCATCCACCGGGCACTCAGACCTGCCGAAGAAGAAATCCGTTACGCTATTAAGGTTAAACGAGCCATGGAAGATGCGGAAGCACGAGGGCTTGGTGTAATCTCGATCGGATCAAAAATGGTGGACCCGCCCGTGGTGGCCCGGGCCCTGAAAGTTCTATCCCTGGCCAAAGTCTATGGGATCGATGTAACGTCGATGGACGAGGAGGGTCGTTGA
- a CDS encoding DUF1003 domain-containing protein has protein sequence MRKNGNETNVCQICGRSGSEVELTNAGILRPAIASIIKASYPSWSSDGYICSEDIDRFRYDYVSSLIMEEKGEVTQLEQDVLDSVAKHEILSTRVDQEYESNLTFGQRLSDHIALFGGSWAFIISFGCVLALWIAINSLMILSRPFDPFPYILLNLILSCLAAIQAPIIMMSQNRQESKDRARALHDYQINLKAELEIRQLHQKLDHLLLNQWERLVEIQRVQLELMNEIKGWKGQVQP, from the coding sequence ATGCGAAAAAATGGAAATGAAACAAACGTTTGTCAAATTTGCGGGAGGAGCGGCAGTGAAGTGGAGTTGACGAATGCCGGTATCCTTCGTCCTGCAATCGCCAGTATCATCAAGGCATCTTACCCGTCCTGGTCGTCGGACGGCTACATCTGTTCCGAGGATATCGATCGATTTCGCTATGACTATGTCAGTTCTCTGATCATGGAGGAGAAGGGAGAAGTTACACAGCTTGAACAGGATGTTCTGGATAGTGTGGCGAAACATGAAATTCTATCTACCCGGGTGGATCAGGAATATGAATCCAATCTGACTTTTGGACAGCGTCTATCCGATCATATCGCTCTTTTCGGAGGTTCATGGGCGTTTATCATTTCCTTCGGATGCGTGCTTGCCCTGTGGATAGCCATCAATTCCCTCATGATCCTATCCCGGCCCTTTGATCCTTTCCCTTACATTTTGCTGAACCTGATCCTTTCCTGTCTTGCTGCCATTCAGGCTCCGATCATCATGATGAGTCAGAATCGGCAGGAATCCAAGGATCGAGCCCGGGCCCTGCACGATTATCAGATTAACCTGAAGGCGGAACTTGAAATTCGGCAATTGCACCAGAAACTGGATCATCTACTTCTCAACCAATGGGAGCGGCTGGTGGAGATCCAGAGGGTACAGCTCGAACTCATGAATGAAATAAAAGGTTGGAAAGGCCAAGTTCAGCCCTGA
- a CDS encoding metallopeptidase TldD-related protein produces MSEWERTIRSETVLAFTFHHSTRPMIRQSHRTLEAYRVFIGQDQDFSTDGRAHPPDSAVSETVTEPALPNGHFSFFKHSITPDVTLSYASRYLSRFHEIIRRGSRGNLRLNEWTLHERITHDTVANSVGLLMQVVQRLRSLAFQISSPTGLVDISHPMSPEGESAALAKLDALCDELTRPPLPPPTTGRYPAILSSYVMSAILETLLPLLRSNSLLSFSLPEGWALVDDPCHPHSFQSVPIDAEGRRTRRQTIWKGERISPITDTVTARRRAIPATAHATRPTMDAPPMPNYHNLVLEGPEQSPENVHASWGKGLHLLRPIHVHFIEKHTRLQVIASAYGMEGDKIHSYYPLVTCRFTLRDFMRNLVSAVGPLSFTLDSCPLGVPPCYIHNLNIFS; encoded by the coding sequence GTGAGCGAATGGGAGCGGACGATACGATCTGAAACAGTTCTGGCCTTTACCTTTCATCATTCCACCCGGCCCATGATACGACAGAGTCATCGGACCCTGGAGGCCTACCGGGTTTTTATAGGCCAGGACCAGGACTTTTCAACGGATGGCAGAGCCCACCCCCCTGATTCTGCCGTCAGTGAAACCGTCACAGAGCCCGCACTTCCCAACGGGCATTTTTCTTTTTTCAAACATTCCATCACACCCGACGTAACCCTATCGTATGCATCACGATACCTTTCCAGATTTCATGAAATCATACGACGGGGAAGTCGGGGCAACTTGAGGCTTAACGAATGGACCCTTCACGAACGGATTACTCATGATACGGTTGCCAACAGTGTCGGGCTTCTCATGCAGGTGGTTCAGAGGTTGAGATCCCTTGCATTCCAGATTTCCTCTCCTACCGGCCTGGTCGACATCTCCCACCCGATGTCCCCGGAAGGCGAAAGTGCAGCTCTGGCAAAACTGGATGCTCTCTGTGACGAACTCACTCGCCCCCCCCTGCCCCCACCCACAACGGGTCGATATCCCGCCATCCTCTCTTCCTATGTCATGTCTGCGATTCTGGAAACGCTTCTTCCTCTTCTGCGAAGCAACTCCCTCCTCTCCTTTTCCCTTCCCGAAGGGTGGGCCCTGGTGGATGATCCCTGCCATCCCCATTCCTTCCAATCGGTCCCCATAGACGCGGAAGGCCGGAGGACTCGCCGGCAGACGATCTGGAAGGGCGAGCGGATTTCGCCGATCACCGACACCGTAACGGCCCGGAGACGCGCCATTCCAGCAACAGCCCACGCGACTCGCCCCACCATGGATGCCCCTCCGATGCCTAACTATCATAACCTTGTACTGGAAGGTCCGGAACAATCCCCGGAAAACGTGCATGCTTCGTGGGGCAAGGGCCTGCACCTTCTCCGCCCCATCCATGTCCATTTCATCGAGAAACACACCCGGCTTCAGGTGATCGCAAGTGCGTACGGGATGGAGGGTGACAAAATTCATTCGTATTACCCTCTTGTCACCTGCAGGTTTACGCTGAGGGATTTCATGAGAAACCTGGTCTCAGCCGTGGGTCCCCTTTCGTTCACTCTGGACTCCTGTCCCCTTGGAGTCCCGCCCTGCTATATCCATAATCTGAATATTTTTTCGTAA
- a CDS encoding metallopeptidase TldD-related protein: MVRSRRSVYQSSTTQVTLLWRRGKNIQQRTVRNAGSARRTYRGDECRVESWSTTPYPGDQSIDEMKSLISTITEDSLITGLRWTRTHSRIHHEWEGETTHSDERTQDHLILSLSRAQRVWNEPVYTKRLTPERWSQARAGMDDPLQALHFPLVNLSPGPIPVIFTHGAGAVMAHELIGHPTEAQAWAEKLSPFSQSLNSTIAPPFLSVYDDPTRDHLVGSFSMDDEGYQARRAPILRQGKLIHILGDYLHSHLFPCEPGNGRVANYSHFPTARMSNTVIGPGEDIVDPSRIMGAKRLQILRLQGGSYSPDGMVTLAVRMGVVWEGSRPLGRVENTVLTGRLDHLLEGIMAVGADLHTCWSFGECTRGGQTLLVGAESPNLLLEGMVIL; the protein is encoded by the coding sequence ATGGTACGGTCAAGAAGATCCGTCTATCAGTCGTCCACAACACAGGTTACTCTCCTGTGGAGGAGGGGAAAAAATATCCAGCAGCGTACGGTCCGAAATGCTGGTTCAGCCCGCCGAACGTACCGCGGGGACGAGTGTCGGGTGGAGAGCTGGTCCACGACACCCTATCCAGGGGATCAATCCATAGACGAAATGAAGAGCCTTATCAGCACGATCACGGAAGACAGCCTCATTACAGGTCTTCGCTGGACCAGAACTCACTCCCGAATTCACCATGAATGGGAAGGCGAAACAACTCACTCGGACGAGCGTACACAGGATCACCTTATCCTTTCCCTTTCCCGGGCCCAGAGGGTCTGGAACGAGCCTGTTTACACAAAGCGGCTAACTCCGGAACGATGGTCCCAGGCACGGGCAGGTATGGACGATCCCCTTCAGGCTCTTCACTTCCCGCTGGTCAATCTGTCCCCCGGCCCGATTCCCGTCATCTTTACCCACGGGGCCGGGGCGGTCATGGCCCACGAACTTATCGGTCACCCGACCGAAGCTCAAGCCTGGGCCGAAAAGCTTTCCCCGTTCTCCCAGTCTCTGAATTCGACCATCGCCCCCCCCTTTCTGAGTGTCTATGACGACCCGACCCGGGATCATCTCGTCGGCTCATTTTCCATGGACGACGAAGGGTACCAGGCCCGTCGCGCTCCCATCTTACGGCAGGGAAAGCTCATTCACATCCTGGGGGATTACCTCCACAGCCATCTCTTTCCATGTGAGCCCGGAAACGGAAGAGTGGCAAATTACAGCCACTTTCCGACCGCACGAATGTCCAACACCGTCATTGGACCCGGGGAGGACATTGTGGATCCCTCACGGATCATGGGAGCAAAGCGACTCCAGATTCTCAGGCTCCAGGGTGGAAGCTATTCCCCGGATGGAATGGTGACCCTGGCTGTTCGCATGGGCGTGGTCTGGGAAGGGTCTCGTCCCCTGGGAAGGGTTGAAAATACGGTTCTGACGGGACGATTGGACCATCTTCTTGAGGGAATAATGGCAGTGGGAGCTGACCTGCACACTTGCTGGTCCTTCGGGGAGTGCACACGGGGAGGGCAGACACTCCTTGTGGGCGCAGAATCTCCCAATCTTCTTCTGGAAGGTATGGTGATCCTGTGA
- a CDS encoding acyl-CoA carboxylase subunit beta, translating into MSKKEKFDELERRSRLYLEGDAKRIETQHTQGKLTALERITLFLDEGSFEELDRFVVHQATDFGMNERKVPGDGMVTGYGTVEGRLVYVFAQDFTVFGGTMSESNARKVCKVMDLAMRNGAPIVGLNDSGGARIQEGVGSLAGYADIFLRNTLASGVIPQISAIMGPCAGGAVYSPAITDFVMMVEGSAYMFVTGPDVIRTVTHEEVTKEKLGGARTHAEVSGVCHFTVPSDEACLQLMRKLLSYLPSNNMEDPPALPFLETIIPEDSSLDRIIPDNPQQPYDIREIILRSMDVDTFLEVHRDYAKNLVVGFARLGGRSVGIVANQPAHLAGTLDINASLKGARFVRFCDAFNVPLIIFEDVPGFLPGTDQEFGGIIKHGAKLLYALAEATVPKITVITRKAYGGAYCVMGSKHIRTDLNFAYPTAEIAVMGSEGAVNILYRRELGSSDVPADLRSSYVSEYETKFANPYVAAEKGYIDEVIYPRQTRPRLIAGLRSLRNKRDENPPKKHGNIPL; encoded by the coding sequence ATGTCCAAAAAAGAGAAATTTGATGAGCTTGAGCGCCGATCGCGCCTGTACCTTGAAGGAGATGCAAAGAGAATCGAAACCCAGCATACACAGGGGAAGCTGACCGCTCTTGAGCGTATCACGCTTTTTCTGGATGAAGGAAGTTTTGAAGAGCTGGATCGGTTTGTGGTTCATCAGGCGACTGATTTCGGTATGAACGAAAGAAAAGTCCCGGGGGACGGGATGGTTACGGGATATGGCACCGTGGAGGGACGGCTGGTCTATGTATTTGCCCAGGATTTTACCGTCTTTGGCGGAACCATGTCTGAGTCGAACGCCCGCAAGGTGTGCAAGGTGATGGATCTGGCCATGAGAAACGGTGCGCCGATCGTGGGGCTGAACGATTCCGGGGGCGCACGGATCCAGGAAGGGGTAGGATCTCTGGCCGGCTATGCCGATATCTTTCTTCGAAACACGCTGGCTTCCGGTGTAATCCCCCAGATTTCGGCCATTATGGGACCGTGTGCGGGTGGAGCGGTCTATTCCCCTGCCATTACGGACTTTGTCATGATGGTAGAGGGAAGTGCCTATATGTTTGTGACCGGTCCCGATGTGATTCGGACCGTGACGCATGAAGAGGTGACCAAGGAGAAGCTCGGAGGAGCTCGAACGCACGCTGAAGTATCCGGGGTATGCCACTTCACCGTACCCAGTGACGAAGCCTGCCTGCAGCTGATGCGTAAGCTGCTGTCCTACCTCCCCTCCAACAACATGGAAGATCCTCCTGCCCTTCCCTTCCTGGAAACCATCATCCCGGAAGATTCATCTCTCGACAGGATTATTCCGGACAACCCGCAGCAGCCCTATGACATCAGAGAAATCATTCTGAGATCGATGGATGTGGACACTTTTCTGGAGGTGCACAGGGACTATGCCAAAAATCTGGTTGTAGGCTTCGCCAGGCTGGGGGGAAGGAGCGTGGGGATTGTGGCCAATCAGCCGGCCCATCTCGCCGGAACGCTTGATATTAACGCCTCTCTGAAAGGTGCCCGTTTCGTAAGATTCTGTGATGCATTCAACGTTCCGCTGATTATCTTCGAAGACGTTCCCGGTTTTCTTCCCGGAACCGATCAGGAATTCGGCGGCATTATCAAACACGGGGCAAAGCTTCTCTATGCTCTGGCAGAAGCCACCGTCCCCAAAATTACCGTAATCACGCGAAAAGCCTACGGTGGTGCTTACTGTGTCATGGGGTCGAAACATATCCGGACGGACCTGAACTTTGCCTATCCAACTGCAGAGATCGCTGTCATGGGGTCAGAAGGTGCCGTAAATATTCTTTACCGCAGGGAGTTGGGAAGCTCTGACGTACCCGCAGACCTTCGATCATCCTATGTGTCCGAATATGAGACCAAGTTTGCCAATCCATACGTTGCAGCGGAGAAAGGGTATATCGATGAAGTCATCTACCCCAGGCAGACCCGGCCCAGGCTGATTGCCGGTCTGCGTTCGCTGAGGAATAAGCGGGATGAGAATCCACCCAAAAAACATGGGAATATTCCGCTGTGA
- a CDS encoding acetyl-CoA carboxylase biotin carboxylase subunit, producing MKKVLIANRGEIAVRITRACRQMGLVPAAIYSDADRNALHVLQADEAYRIGPPPASESYLQAEKIIELAGKIGADAIHPGYGFLAENSAFARACTEAGIVFIGPNPKSMNLMGDKVLSRQAVAPHGVPIIPGTKEPVDDPAKLAEICSGIGFPVLLKASAGGGGKGMRRVDRPEDLLPAFERASSEASSYFGDGRVYVEKFLEKPRHIEVQVMADHHGNVIHLGERECSLQRRHQKIVEECPSPIVDPPMRERLGSLACSVARAAEYDSAGTVEFLVDASRNIYFLEMNTRIQVEHPITEMVTGVDLVQEQIRVAMGEHLSLRQEDVRMRGHAIECRVYAEDPFHNFAPCPGKILYLRLAEGPGIRNDCGVAEGYTVPLDYDPLLAKLIAHGSSRIEAIRRLLGALREHRVEGIDTNLPFFAHVISLPEFLEGSYDTGFVDRILSNLRMDSDPLFSRAALTLAAIHRFRQHREKILPEQPRSPWKSCSWRGR from the coding sequence GTGAAGAAGGTATTGATTGCAAACCGGGGAGAGATTGCGGTCCGGATAACACGGGCCTGTCGGCAGATGGGGCTGGTCCCGGCGGCCATTTACTCTGACGCCGATCGAAATGCACTGCACGTCCTGCAGGCGGATGAAGCTTACAGGATTGGCCCTCCTCCTGCCAGCGAAAGTTACCTCCAGGCAGAAAAAATTATTGAACTGGCAGGAAAAATCGGGGCCGATGCCATTCATCCCGGGTACGGATTTCTGGCCGAAAACTCTGCGTTTGCAAGGGCCTGCACCGAAGCCGGAATCGTTTTTATCGGCCCCAACCCGAAGAGCATGAATCTGATGGGCGACAAAGTCCTGTCCCGACAGGCTGTAGCTCCTCACGGGGTTCCGATTATCCCCGGTACAAAGGAGCCTGTGGACGATCCCGCGAAACTCGCGGAAATCTGCAGCGGAATCGGGTTTCCTGTATTGCTCAAAGCATCCGCCGGAGGAGGGGGAAAGGGGATGCGGAGAGTGGACCGTCCCGAGGACCTCCTTCCCGCCTTCGAGCGTGCGAGCTCCGAGGCAAGTTCTTACTTTGGTGATGGACGGGTCTATGTCGAAAAATTCCTGGAGAAACCGAGACATATTGAAGTTCAGGTGATGGCGGATCACCATGGAAATGTAATTCATCTCGGGGAAAGGGAGTGTTCCCTCCAGAGGCGCCACCAGAAAATCGTCGAGGAATGTCCTTCTCCCATCGTGGATCCGCCCATGCGTGAAAGGCTCGGGTCGCTTGCGTGTTCTGTGGCGAGGGCGGCGGAATACGATTCGGCCGGGACCGTCGAATTTCTCGTGGATGCATCCAGGAACATCTACTTTCTTGAAATGAACACTCGGATCCAGGTGGAACATCCCATTACCGAAATGGTTACAGGCGTTGATCTTGTTCAGGAACAGATCCGTGTAGCCATGGGAGAGCACCTCTCTCTCCGACAGGAAGATGTTCGCATGCGGGGCCACGCCATTGAGTGTCGGGTCTATGCCGAAGACCCTTTCCACAACTTTGCCCCCTGCCCGGGAAAGATTCTCTACCTTCGGCTGGCGGAAGGACCGGGAATCCGCAATGATTGCGGCGTGGCGGAAGGTTATACGGTTCCCCTGGATTACGATCCCCTGCTGGCCAAGCTGATTGCTCATGGATCCTCGCGGATCGAAGCGATTCGAAGGCTTCTGGGTGCTCTGCGGGAGCATCGAGTCGAGGGTATTGACACGAACCTCCCCTTCTTTGCCCACGTAATCTCACTTCCGGAATTTCTTGAGGGATCCTACGATACGGGGTTTGTCGATCGTATACTTTCCAACCTTCGAATGGATTCGGATCCGCTCTTTTCCCGGGCCGCATTGACTCTTGCGGCCATCCATCGATTTCGCCAGCACAGGGAAAAGATCCTTCCCGAACAGCCCCGGAGTCCATGGAAAAGCTGTTCCTGGAGGGGACGATGA
- a CDS encoding TonB-dependent receptor, whose product MSSFWSKASLLVLGVLLIAGLALAQTTGSIQGNVVDNGGQPLPGVTVEIESPNMQGTRVAQTDVNGTFRFKLVPPGLYTLTASMEGFATLKQADIQVGLDRTVTLQVTMQAAFEETVTVTGEAPVIDVTTTTAGANLTQEVIQDLPTGRSYQDLAFLASGALYGELGSNPSFGGASSAENRYLVDGMDTSDPTFGTIGTNVTFNFVQEVEVKTGGYEAEYGGAMGGIVNVVTKSGSNELHGEVFGYFTDDSMTSEGDEPVGGSALEGFKDYDYGADVGGKIIEDKLWYFVAYNEVYYEETNRLPGEGAGSFTEKREGDPGYYALKLNYQITPSNSVSLNLIGDPKTGNDFYGDYFIDVSDRSDYDMANPMDPGAPIVTNFNRTREEGGDNYGLSWNSILTPDLLFEFKANHTETKVDRLPMLDQATWVDWSGMWTCYGSHTDYGVNCGNGISFGGAGFAEYDTSRNRDQYKGAISYFIGDHEFKIGLSFSSLEFTDYAGVNGSIGEHCVPIGDARAAAAYDYFGDEDGDGVENYLDPDFSWTALSMAEYADITGLQCDFNGDGVADDGLLMPARDGQRFYLYDPGYIYYMDYYDRNYQQNSHGNTDEMAVFLQDAWKVTPNFTLKLGVRMDSSESTGDVSSATGTNLDFGLGDMVSPRIGFIWDFMNNGRSKAYGHYGKFYNAVPLQINVRAFGNENYMFYYYQYPTDENGDYELPSATNPGLLQRYRLSGGPATIVDGIKPMYEEEIILGGDYEVMPNWALGIKGIYRSIGDVMEDFSFDGGSTYIIGNPGVGDLGSACITVSNDLAGSSYEEREFCIPKASRIYRAVELSLKKRFSDNWQLYTSVLWSRNKGNYGGLFRQDNGQLDPFITSLFDLPQLMNGTNGLMPNDRTWQFKAYGSYRFDFGLVTGFDARWMSGTPLSKLGSHIDYGDDERFIGKRGDYGRTDPLYFINLHLSYPVKLSDRVDLKLIADIFNVFDWQQPLVAEQTWDSIALQWTDTTGLWDINDDGIADGFEDNPQGCDLPEGDPGRSGYCDYLNPTWGQTLLFQDPQSFRIGFILSW is encoded by the coding sequence ATGAGTTCGTTTTGGTCCAAAGCATCACTGCTGGTGCTTGGTGTCCTGCTGATTGCGGGACTGGCACTGGCGCAGACGACCGGCTCGATTCAGGGCAACGTCGTTGATAACGGCGGACAGCCCCTTCCCGGCGTCACGGTGGAAATAGAATCCCCGAACATGCAGGGGACCAGGGTAGCTCAGACGGACGTCAATGGCACGTTCCGTTTCAAGCTTGTCCCCCCTGGCCTCTATACGCTCACCGCGTCCATGGAAGGATTCGCCACCCTGAAGCAGGCTGACATCCAGGTCGGCCTGGACCGTACGGTCACCCTGCAGGTAACCATGCAGGCTGCCTTTGAAGAGACCGTGACGGTTACCGGCGAGGCTCCCGTCATCGACGTTACCACGACGACGGCCGGCGCCAACCTCACCCAGGAAGTCATCCAGGATCTGCCCACGGGCCGTTCCTATCAGGATCTCGCCTTCCTGGCTTCCGGCGCCCTCTATGGTGAACTGGGCTCCAACCCGTCCTTCGGCGGAGCATCATCCGCAGAGAACCGTTACCTGGTCGATGGTATGGATACCTCCGACCCGACATTCGGTACCATCGGCACCAACGTCACCTTCAACTTCGTTCAGGAAGTCGAAGTCAAGACCGGCGGCTACGAGGCTGAGTACGGCGGCGCCATGGGCGGTATCGTCAACGTCGTGACCAAGTCCGGATCCAACGAGCTCCACGGCGAAGTCTTCGGATACTTCACCGATGACTCCATGACCTCCGAAGGCGACGAGCCCGTCGGCGGTTCCGCCCTCGAAGGATTCAAGGATTACGACTACGGCGCGGACGTTGGCGGCAAGATCATCGAGGATAAGCTGTGGTACTTCGTGGCCTACAACGAGGTCTACTACGAAGAAACCAACCGCCTCCCCGGTGAAGGCGCGGGTTCCTTCACGGAAAAGCGTGAAGGTGATCCGGGCTACTATGCCCTGAAGCTCAACTACCAGATCACGCCTTCCAACAGCGTGTCGCTGAACCTCATCGGCGACCCCAAGACCGGAAACGATTTCTACGGCGACTACTTCATCGACGTCTCCGATCGTTCCGATTACGACATGGCCAATCCGATGGATCCGGGTGCCCCGATTGTGACAAACTTCAACCGGACACGCGAAGAGGGCGGTGATAACTACGGCCTCTCCTGGAACTCGATCCTCACGCCCGACCTGCTCTTCGAGTTCAAGGCCAACCACACCGAGACGAAGGTTGACCGCCTCCCGATGCTCGACCAGGCTACCTGGGTCGACTGGAGCGGTATGTGGACCTGCTACGGCTCCCACACCGACTACGGCGTCAACTGCGGCAACGGCATCTCCTTCGGCGGCGCCGGCTTTGCCGAGTATGACACCTCCCGAAACCGCGACCAGTACAAGGGCGCTATCTCCTACTTCATCGGTGACCACGAATTCAAGATCGGTCTGAGCTTCAGTTCTCTCGAATTCACCGATTACGCCGGCGTGAACGGCTCCATCGGTGAGCACTGCGTACCCATCGGCGATGCCCGCGCAGCGGCCGCCTATGACTACTTCGGCGACGAAGACGGCGACGGCGTTGAGAACTATCTCGACCCCGACTTCAGCTGGACAGCCCTGTCCATGGCCGAGTATGCCGATATCACCGGCCTGCAGTGCGACTTCAACGGCGACGGCGTGGCCGATGACGGCCTTCTTATGCCCGCCCGTGACGGTCAGCGCTTCTATCTGTATGATCCCGGCTACATCTACTACATGGATTACTACGACAGAAACTACCAGCAGAACTCCCACGGCAACACGGACGAGATGGCTGTCTTCCTCCAGGATGCCTGGAAGGTCACGCCCAACTTCACCCTGAAGCTCGGCGTCCGCATGGATTCTTCCGAATCCACCGGTGACGTCTCCAGCGCCACGGGAACCAACCTGGACTTCGGCCTCGGCGACATGGTCTCCCCGCGCATCGGCTTCATCTGGGATTTCATGAACAACGGCCGTTCCAAAGCCTATGGCCACTATGGCAAGTTCTACAACGCCGTGCCCCTGCAGATCAACGTCCGGGCCTTCGGCAACGAGAACTACATGTTCTACTACTACCAGTATCCGACCGACGAGAACGGCGACTATGAGCTTCCCTCCGCCACGAACCCCGGTCTCCTGCAGCGCTATCGCCTTTCCGGCGGTCCCGCCACGATCGTCGACGGCATCAAGCCGATGTACGAAGAAGAGATCATCCTCGGCGGCGACTATGAAGTCATGCCCAACTGGGCCCTCGGCATCAAGGGAATCTACCGCTCCATCGGCGACGTCATGGAAGACTTCTCCTTTGACGGTGGATCCACCTACATCATTGGAAACCCCGGTGTGGGCGACCTCGGCTCTGCCTGCATTACCGTTTCCAACGACCTGGCCGGCTCTTCTTACGAAGAGAGAGAATTCTGCATCCCGAAGGCGTCCCGTATCTATCGCGCCGTCGAGCTCTCCCTCAAGAAGCGCTTCTCCGACAACTGGCAGCTCTACACCTCCGTCCTGTGGTCCAGGAACAAGGGTAACTACGGCGGCCTCTTCCGTCAGGACAACGGCCAGCTCGATCCCTTCATCACCTCCCTCTTCGACCTGCCCCAGCTCATGAACGGAACCAACGGTCTGATGCCCAACGACCGCACCTGGCAGTTCAAGGCGTACGGTTCCTATCGCTTCGACTTTGGCCTGGTCACGGGATTTGATGCCCGCTGGATGAGCGGTACCCCGCTGTCCAAGCTGGGTTCCCACATTGACTACGGTGACGACGAGCGTTTCATCGGTAAGCGTGGTGACTACGGCCGCACCGATCCGCTCTACTTCATCAACCTGCACCTCTCTTACCCGGTCAAGCTGTCCGACCGCGTCGACCTCAAGCTCATCGCGGACATCTTCAATGTCTTCGACTGGCAGCAGCCTCTGGTTGCCGAGCAGACCTGGGACTCCATTGCCCTGCAGTGGACCGACACGACCGGTCTCTGGGACATCAACGACGACGGTATTGCCGACGGATTTGAAGACAACCCGCAGGGTTGCGATCTGCCCGAAGGCGATCCCGGCCGCAGTGGCTACTGCGACTACCTCAACCCCACCTGGGGTCAGACCCTGCTGTTCCAGGATCCTCAGTCCTTCCGCATCGGATTCATTCTGTCCTGGTAA